A window of Hevea brasiliensis isolate MT/VB/25A 57/8 chromosome 14, ASM3005281v1, whole genome shotgun sequence contains these coding sequences:
- the LOC110633926 gene encoding folate synthesis bifunctional protein, mitochondrial, producing the protein MSLFKRLMPIKQGLFDAVKLFGGSSLCFLHSAPDSHVELHSQEQEVVIALGSNVGDRLSNFNHALQLMKKSGITITRHGCLYETAPAYVTDQPHFLNSAVRAVTKFGPHELLGVLKKIEKDMGRTDGIRYGPRPIDLDILFYGKFRINSDTLTVPHERIWERPFVMAPLMDLLGSDVENDTVACWHSLSIHSGGLFESWEKLGGEYLIGKEEMKRVLPIGNHLWDWSRKTSVMGVINLTPDSFSDGGKFQSVDSVVSHVCSMISDGADIIDFGAQSTRPMASRISPQEELDRLMPVLEAVVKIPEMNGKLISVDTFYSEVALEAVKNGAHLVNDVSGGQLDPNMTKVVAGLEVPYVAMHMRGDPTTMQNSENLQYDNVCKQVAFELYSQIKDAELIGVPAWRIIIDPGIGFSKNTKHNLDILMGLPTIRAEIARKSLATSHAPMLIGPSRKRFLGEICARPAAIERDPATIASIAAGILGGANIVRVHNVRDNLDAAKLCDAMLKHKRSAA; encoded by the exons ATGAGCCTTTTCAAACGGCTAATGCCCATTAAACAAGGGCTTTTTGATGCCGTGAAGCTCTTTGGAG GATCTTCTTTGTGCTTTCTCCATTCAGCCCCAGATAGTCATGTGGAGCTTCATTCTCAAGAGCAGGAAGTAGTAATTGCTTTAGGAAGCAATGTGGGTGATAGGCTTAGTAATTTTAACCATGCATTGCAGTTGATGAAGAAATCTGGCATCACCATTACTAGACATGGTTGTTTGTATGAGACAGCACCTGCCTATGTGACTGATCAGCCTCACTTTCTTAACTCTGCAGTTAGAGCTGTTACAAAATTTGGTCCACATGAGTTGTTGGGAGTGCTTAAGAAGATTGAAAAGGATATGGGTCGTACTGATGGTATAAGATATGGACCAAGACCAATTGATTTGGATATATTGTTCTATGGAAAGTTTAGGATTAATTCAGATACACTTACAGTCCCTCACGAGAGAATATGGGAGAGACCATTTGTAATGGCCCCATTGATGGATTTACTGGGATCAGATGTTGAGAATGATACTGTTGCTTGCTGGCATTCTTTATCAATACATTCTGGTGGACTTTTTGAATCATGGGAGAAACTGGGTGGTGAATACCTCATTGGGAAGGAAGAGATGAAAAGAGTGCTGCCGATTGGAAATCACTTGTGGGATTGGTCACGAAAGACTTCTGTGATGGGTGTTATTAATTTGACCCCAGATAGTTTTAGTGATGGAGGAAAGTTCCAGTCTGTGGATTCTGTAGTTTCTCATGTCTGCTCGATGATTTCAGATGGGGCGGATATTATTGATTTTGGTGCTCAATCAACAAGACCAATGGCCTCTAGGATATCCCCTCAGGAGGAATTAGATAGACTAATGCCTGTCTTGGAAGCTGTTGTAAAGATACCTGAGATGAATGGAAAGCTCATATCTGTGGACACCTTTTACTCTGAAGTTGCTTTAGAAGCAGTGAAAAATGGAGCTCATCTTGTAAATGATGTATCTGGGGGGCAGTTGGACCCTAACATGACTAAGGTTGTTGCTGGCCTTGAGGTTCCTTATGTCGCAATGCACATGAGAGGAGACCCAACAACAATGCAAAATAGTGAGAACTTGCAATATGATAATGTTTGTAAGCAGGTTGCCTTTGAGTTGTATTCGCAGATTAAAGATGCAGAATTAATAGGTGTCCCAGCATGGAGGATTATCATTGACCCTGGAATTGGATTTTCAAAGAACACTAAGCATAATTTGGATATCCTTATGGGGTTACCAACCATTCGAGCAGAGATTGCAAGGAAAAGCTTGGCCACATCTCATGCTCCCATGCTTATTGGACCTTCCAGAAAGAGATTTTTGGGTGAAATTTGTGCTCGCCCTGCAGCAATTGAAAGAGATCCTGCAACCATTGCTTCTATTGCTGCTGGGATTCTGGGAGGTGCAAACATTGTAAGAGTGCATAATGTTAGAGATAATCTAGATGCTGCAAAGCTATGTGATGCCATGCTGAAACACAAGAGGTCTGCTGCATGA
- the LOC110633899 gene encoding transcription factor RF2b, with protein MQDPPNPNKNPNPKTNPTPETQNFPHGQGQPFSIRSSCHRRAHSEVHFRLPEDLDLVPDPFEGPSGSSFDELGSEDDLFCTYMDIEKLGSRPDEDPSSLKPDNAVHGSSGGGCGVDLEGEKNVRPRHRYSNSVDGSSIMESIEAKKAMAPDKLAELWTLDPKRAKRIIANRQSAARSKERKARYISELERKVQTLQTEATTLSAQLTLFQRDTTGLSTENTELKLRLHAMEQQAQLRDALNEALKKEVERLKIATGELMTPTDTYNLGMHHVPYTQSSYFLPQSQPRQVNTQNMQMPQFHLFQSNMPIPHQPMGAASHSHAFQEMLPQDPLGRLQGLDIGSRSTLLVKSEGPSISASESSSI; from the exons CAAACAAAAACCCCAACCCGAAAACTAACCCAACTCCAGAAACCCAAAACTTTCCTCATGGTCAAGGACAACCATTTTCTATCCGGAGTTCTTGTCACCGTCGAGCCCATTCCGAGGTCCATTTCCGTCTTCCTGAAGACCTGGATCTTGTCCCGGACCCATTCGAAGGTCCATCCGGAAGCTCCTTCGACGAGCTCGGATCCGAAGATGACCTCTTCTGCACCTATATGGATATTGAAAAGCTCGGATCCAGACCCGATGAAGACCCCTCTAGCCTCAAACCTGACAATGCGGTTCATGGGTCGAGTGGTGGCGGCTGCGGGGTCGACTTGGAGGGAGAGAAGAATGTCCGGCCTAGGCATAGGTATAGCAATTCTGTTGATGGGTCTTCGATTATGGAGTCTATAGAGGCCAAGAAAGCTATGGCTCCTGATAAACTTGCTGAGCTGTGGACTCTGGATCCAAAACGAGCCAAAAG GATTATTGCAAATCGACAATCTGCTGCTCGGTCAAAAGAGAGGAAAGCCCGTTATATATCAGAACTTGAAAGAAAAGTGCAGACCCTTCAGACAGAAGCAACTACACTTTCTGCACAGCTCACACTATTCCAG AGAGATACAACAGGTCTGAGTACTGAGAACACTGAGCTTAAGCTTCGCTTACATGCTATGGAACAACAGGCTCAATTACGTGATG CTCTGAATGAGGCGCTAAAGAAGGAAGTAGAGAGACTCAAGATTGCCACTGGAGAACTGATGACACCAACAGATACCTATAATTTGGGAATGCACCATGTGCCGTACACCCAATCTTCCTATTTTCTACCCCAGTCACAACCTAGGCAAGTTAACACCCAAAACatgcaaatgccgcagtttcatCTCTTTCAGTCTAACATGCCAATTCCACATCAGCCTATGGGTGCTGCATCTCATTCACATGCCTTCCAGGAGATGTTGCCACAGGATCCTCTTGGGCGATTGCAGGGGCTAGATATTGGTAGCAGAAGCACTCTTCTAGTTAAATCCGAAGGCCCCTCAATTTCGGCTAGTGAAAGCAGCAGTATTTGA